The genomic stretch gggtgggggggggggttgcatcACGCACCTCCGTTAaggttgacaaaaaaaaagaaaagaaaaggcaaagTTAAAGCCtgtaacacaaacatacatGGTCATATacaatcagcttttttttctttttttctttttaatatgcGCTCCACTACAAAATTAAAAAGGACATCCAACTCCGAACACGGAGCATGTTCAGATAGTGGATCTCGGCAACTGTGGcttcaaacaaacagcacagagcAGACGAATCACTCAACAcaacggatggatggatggatgtttgtcCGCAACAGATGACGGATATAGCCCTTAATCTTAGTAAACTTGAAAACTAGCGAGGCATAGTCGTTGTTTGGCAATGGGAAAACTATGGACCTCCAGTTCACTCATGCACAAAAGAATCCACATTCCTGCCTCATTTCCTACACAGCCGCAGCCCCCCCCCCTGATTATTTTGTCTACATATGTATACAATTAAGCATCATAACATCATCATAACAAATAGGTTATGACGTTATCTCTTGttggagattttaaaaaaataacaaaagtaggagaaatcaaaatgaatctTAATCATGCTTTCAAGTCAGTTCACATCACAAACTATTTGCGACCAGATCCTTGAAACCGAAACAGAACGAGCCCAAACTCTGGTCTTGACAATCCATCATTGCCACAGCTAACTATACACAGTATTTTTAAACTCAACGCAACCAGATACAAAACCTATGCATGTAAAACACTAGAGAACGTGACAGTTTACattgaggatttttttaaaccacatcCTCATCTCGATaagtgaaaggaaaaaaaaaacgctccGATGACAACTAGCAGTGATACAGAGCACTCCTCTGCTCTGAAGCGATCGTGTttgcaagaaaacaaaagaacaaacccACTTTAACTACACCTACTCTAATAAGGCAGTAGCACAAATCTTTCCTTATTGATTTCACTGTGCCGCTTCATAATCAAGACATTTTCTCTTTAGAGATGCAGCAAGGCAGCTTGAGGTGTGCTGGTCAAACAATGTCTTTTAAATGACTTCTGCTAATGCTGTGCAGTCATGCTCACAGTGCAACAGCTCCTCTGGAAAAGTCAGTCATGTTAGTTCAGCATCATATTAAAGGACCTGCTCAGCAGCACAACACAAGGTTGCACACCTTTCATTTAGCATGTTTGATAAGGCCGATGCAACGAAAATGAAACTAAACTGTCTCTCATTTTAAGCCTCAGGCagctgtttggattttttttttcactccaatTTCACGCTTCAGGTGCACTGACTCTCTTGTGTGGTTTCCCTATACTCTAGCACAAACAGTATGTGGTTCTGCTCCAACAGTGGATCACAGAAACATTTCCACAGCGAGCACAGAGCTCTCAGCCGGAGGAAAGATGAAATGCATACCAGTGCCATGTCTTGTTTAGAGGCCAAGAATTTCCCTGTGAGAGTCCTGACAGTGCTGAGAAATAAGTGACGTTATCAAGAGCAGAACTTTCAGAGTATGTGTGAACCAGAATGACTGACCTGGCTCTTAACACTGTATCCTTTTTAAACACACCATATCAGAGCAGATCTCTAAgatgtttaacatttttcaaaataaaaccctttTACTGATGTGTCAGTTTCTTCTGAGTCTtgcaaaaaaaaggcaaatttgTTCTGCACTTAATTTCCCGTCTGACAAAAACCAGTTAGTCTGCTTCAATGCTTTGAATACACACTGTACAGTATATAGGGCAAGCGACATGCAAAGAAGCATGCGGTTATTCACAATAGATTCTGCAGCTGTGCAAACAGCGACGAGACTGCAGAGCACAGCCTGCATCCACCTCAACTTGCTAATGCACCCGCGCTCTGTTGCCAATGGAAAATACCACCGCAAATCCCTTAGGCTGCCAGGAGCTACAGGGTCCGCAGAGAGCCAGGACAGCCCCAGCTAACTAGCAACCTGTGCTACATTAGAAGACAGCATGGCTTACACAGTTGTAACAACTTGATGTGTAACCAATGTAGCCCAATATCATTATGACAAAGTGAGTAAAAAGTAGCTAGAAAATGCCAATGAACTCAAATATAATCACAGAAATCCATGCctcatgcaaaaaaacaaacaaaaaaaaaaaaaacagtgcttCTTATCCACCTCATTGCTGTGCAAGTATTTCAACCAGATACAACAGCActataaaaatacacacacgcacaataCTCAACCCTCACCTACTGCACTTTAACATCCATTCACTAGCACATACACACTCAAGCAGCCCCCATCAGGAGCTTTGTTGCGATTTATAGTGACACCTGTAGAATGAAACTGAAGCATAGCTGGATatgatttttatattttttttttgtctatgaAAATCTAAACTATTAACGTGTAGAACGGGCTAAACGCTGCCAATGCCCACTCTGATATAacacagtaaataaaacactgtAGCAGATCCACCACAGGGACATTTTTGGATTAGAAATAGTGGTGGCATAGCCCTCTTGGCTATTGTAATGAACTAAATGCAGTCAAAAACGGAACAGGGGAGATCATGTGCACCCGATGAATACATTATTAGAAGCTGGTCAACCATTACTTCGACCAGGTTAATCGTGGACCATTGGGTGGCCgacatcactgtgtgaaaatcAAAAACGGTTCTATGACATTTAAAACCCACAGACAAAATAACTAActccttcctgtctctcttctctgctaTTTGCAGTTGCATAACCCCCCCCGCCCCAACCACTCTAGATGCAAAGAGCCTCACACTCTTCACACCAGAGGACAGCAGACACTGGTTGCCATGACCTCACAGCTGACATCACTGTGCAGCTGTGCCCTAGATCTAACAGCACACAAACTTACAGACTCTCAGGCACACAAGCTTTggggaaaacaaaatgtgtgtgctCGCACTGATTCATCTACTAACATCATTAAGTTTTTAAGAAGTTTGCTTTTAAGTCCTCCGCTCCTCGttggagaaggggggggggggggggtccactGACAGCCTGGCATGCTCCTGGCTGACCATCCCAGTGGCAGTATAATGTCAGACAGATGGATGGCGGGAAATGTTCTGACCAGGGTGAGCAGTGAGacataaacagaaacatgaaggCAGTGCTCGAGTGTGTAGGAGCAAAGGGAAACAGTCATTTCTTATTTCATTCACAATCAATTGCTGCCCTCTTATGACTTCCTTTtgctcacttttaaaaaaaagacgaaacaaAATGGAGCATCGACATGTGTTGGCTGGTTTCCCTGCAAaggaaaagcaaagaaaaaaaattgtccaCACAATGTGTTATTCATTTTTCCCTATCAGGCGCCATTAAGGATtagttatcatcatcatcataacgtCATGCCTATGTGTAATTTCAAAGAATTAAGACATAGACAGTCcctgtggtgatgatgatgatctccCTGTGTGAGGCAGAAAGCCAGGCTGGTTAGCTGGTTAGTTGAGCTGTGGATCACACCATGTGGTCCCCAGTGCTGGTGCTGGCGGTCTGGCTGGGCAGCTCTGAGGTGTGCTCCTTCTGTCTGAAggccggctgctgctgctgctgcccggAACAGCAGTCTCGACCGCTGACCTTGCACATCTGGTTCATCTCATCGCATTCCTCTTCAAGCCCTGAGCCCTCGTCAACGTCCAGTTGGCAAACGCACACCTCGATCCCTGAGTCACCCGTCACATGGCGCCGCCGAGTGACAagctcctcgtcttcctcctcatcaCCCGCAGCCATGAGCGGAACTTCAACATTCTCCTTGGCCagatgctgtgtttggatcGGCATTGACGCCGCTCCCTGGCCTGATGAGGAACCTGAGGCCTGACCTTCCACCTGTGGAACTTCTTCAGCCTGCGATGGTGGTGGATCGGTTGAAGCGTTGGGCTGGCTCACTTGAGCGGGGATTGCTGGAACAGTCTCAGGAGGGTTTTCAGAGTAGGGAGGAGGCGGTGTCGGCGGGTGACCTACCACCTCTTCATAGTCAGGAAGCTTGCAGTCGTTCCAGAACCCTGAAAGTCAACAGATATTCATTGATATTTGAAAGATGTGAATTCCTTTGCTCAGACTCAacaaaaaatagtaaaagctgtaatGTTGATGATACAGGGACTGTGATAAATACATGTGCAGATCCCACTGATTTGTttggatacatttaaaaaaaaaaattccattaCATTTTATGAATAAGGCGgtgtattctttaaaaaaataaaaatctaatgtTAGATATATATCACAATAAATTAGCTTGCTAACTATGTGCAATCTACTCTCATCTAATTCTAAACAAACAACCCTGGTTTAATACAGACAGGTTGAGAAGATGcattcaaaatgaaaagctgTAAGAGTACATGCAACTACGgtctgtgtacacacacacagtgaagagTTGTGTTTTGACATTAAGTGGAGCATGTTCAATGTGAGCCAAAGACTCTTGACTCTTCAGCCTCTTGTCCCACTCCTGTGATATTAGTGAACACAATATCAAGTTTCAGCTAAGGTCCTGAGGACCAAAGTCATCAAGGTCACATTTCTGCTGTCCTTCTGGCATCATCAGACCATaagaccaaaacacacaaaggcgACATGCTGCTGAGCATGACAAGATCAAGATAAGGATCAGCACTTTCACAGTTCTAAGGTTATGACCCTCAGGAAAATGTGAACGTTTCAtacaggaggaggggagagcCGCTGCTTCAAGGACCTTAAAGACATCactgtatttaaaatgaaaccTGCAGAATGACCCGCCTCGTTCTGCCTGAGCTGCTGAGGAGTGAAGTTGTATAAAAGAATCTGGGATAGAGAATAATCTCTGTACTAAATCATCCAGCAGAAACCAAATCTCAAAAACGGTACATGAAAATGTAGAGGCTATTTTAATCATGGTTAATTTAGTTTGAGAATTCTGATTTCAGGTGATGATAATAAAGCATATAGTATACAATCATTTGAAATAAGTATTTCATTTATGGGAAGTTTTTGACTTGAAATGGAAAAATGTATACTGCTATTTATGTTGAATAAAGGATTTATGTGGACATTGTCTTTGGCTGGTATTTTTTGTTATGGCTGGAGTTAAGTAATTAACGTGGGCGTGGTGCGTCAGGTggtgtggaaaaaaagagaatgcCTTTGTCCGTGGTGGAGGGTTCAGGCCAAATGTTTTCTCGATCGTGTTTAAGTTCAGATTTTGTAATATTAACTTTGGATGCTCTTTCTGAAAAAGTGGATACTCTGAAATGAATAAactggaaaatgaaaatgatggaACCATGAGTACCGATAAATTTAAGTGGACACGGATCAGAAACACGCTAAATTGGCTTTATGTCTTTATATGGTGGTGCTGGAGAAAGTTGATTCAGCAAAGTTTTCTGGCCTTCTATGTGTTTAATACTAAGGTATCTTGATCACCTTCTAATCAGTATTCAAAACGCTGATAACCAAAGGCAGATATATCAATCTGAGCTTGCCCGTCTAATCTGATATAATGGGCGTGAAACAACTGGCAAAGGTTTTAAGAAATTTACGGGCTACACTTAATATTgtaaaatgccgaaaaatatgGAATTGTAAGGTCTTTTTTATTGATAAAGACTGTCAGTCTCAAAGTCAAAGATAGTGTTAAATGTGTCCAcatagcaaaaacaaaaatgacttaCTTAAATTGAGTGGTGGAGGAGAAATGAAGGAGCTGGACGCTCCCTGATAGGCCATGAGGCTAATCTCCCGTTGACGCTGCTCCTGCTGAAGACGCATCTTTACTCTCCGGTGTCGGTAAGCACAGCAGCAGCTAAGCATGATGATCAGAGTCCATACCAACCAGAACCCTGTAGAAGACATCCAAgctcaataaatacaaaaacaccaacaaacaacTGATGAAACTGAGCAATGTTTTCTCTGACATAAAAATAGCCAGATGAtaaactcatgtttttttttgggctcAAAAGATAATTATATATCCGTCTTTAACTGCCAATTTAGGCAGTTTCCAAAAGCTGTGTACTTGAATAAAGGTGAGACTAAACACACAATTgctaaacaattttaataaacTAGGAGATAATCTACAAATCAAAGTAACTTTATCCACATAACGAGTTGTATCCTCAAAATAGGGCCTTGAATGGGAAATGAATGATAGAACAAGTATATAATTAAACTTGATGGATAAAGAAAGATGTGAGAAATGAGAAGAAATCACAACTGGAACTTACACCACAGCTCATAGTAGTAGGTgcagcactctctctctccacagcagtAGCCCATCTCACAGCGGTACTGCTCATTGTTTACCCCAAAACAGAACTCCTTCCCCTTAAATACACACAAGAGGTACACAAAGTGAATGCCCGAGTCAACACTCAATCccacatgttaaaaaaaaagaaggtttttgTAGACTGAACTATTTCTAGGAACTGTTTAGtctttttaatttcactttttgttttgttttagttttctgGTCTCATTTCCTGTAAAGGCCTAAACTATTTTGtagagcaattttttttttttttagatttaagcTTATTATTCAGTGTCATACTGAGGACACAccagatttaaagaaaaaagtatttcacacacacacacacacacacaattttaaATTACGTTGGGTTTTGCAGCAATCTGTaataacacaagaaaaaaaaggtgttaatATTAAGAAGCCAAATTATGTCACAGTAAATAAGTTcagttatataaataaaatgcaaaactgTTTCAAtaacatgcatgttttttttttttttttttaagaggaaagttaaaaaaattagCGTTTCAATAATGAAAGCAAACTGGGAGTGACATCCTTATCAGgctagttagcatgctagcttCAAGTCCCATGAATAAACACGTCAATTCGCCGGGTACCAGTTAGCAACAACGGCTAACGTTAATCTTGATACCCTCGATTCAAACTCTTTCATTCAGGTTATAATTCAAAGCCGTGGTAGCTTTCCTCTTTGCAAGCAACGAAACTGTCGATGTGTAAGTGTAAACTTTGCCTAACTGACGTCATTCACGGTAAAACAGTAAAGAAGAAGCCCGGTTTCCTTTGTGGAGGAGAGACAAAAAGGATCGGCAAAGGCCTAGCAACGGACGACGGAGCCGCGGTATATCCTTGAAGCGACGGCCGACCCCGCGAGCCGTAGCGGCGGCTTACCTGCACCAGACATGCCCCTGCACAAAGAAGTCCTACAATGGATCCCAGTGCTTTCTGCGGCATCTTTCTGGGTCGTCGGCCGTTGACGCGACGGGAATCATATAGCAGTCGGTCAAATCGACAGCTAGTTGAGGTGACTTCAGGTTGCAATTCTTAGTTAGTAGTTGAGCCTGACGTACAcggacatgtttttgtttttccttgacTCAGAAACAGCGTAAGTAATATGAAACGGAGTCAGCTGCAGGACTGCAGGGGGTGCTGCTGTGTATGCGTTTGTGAAAACATGATTTCATGCTGGAGTTTGTAAGGTTCCGTGTTCTTCTTCCACTTCTTTCttgtttattgtctttttttaatttttttttattaatttttatttaatttattgcacacaaaatacaacataaacatattagatcaatggaaaaacagacattaCATAATgattagaataaaatagaattactttattgatcccaaactgggaaattgtggcgttacagcagcaggttgtccaaacacacaatattagtaaaaaaaaaaaccacaatgtTAGCAagtctaaacataatataatattaaatattatataACTAAATAAGTagtaaaaatatcaaaactaagaatgtgaatatatacaaccaggatttaattaagcattactagtcttaaataggaagattacatatggaagattaaatgtaaatgtgcaagaacagagtcgtaaatggttgtaagttaaatataaaaaagattaaatgtaaatgtgcaaaaacagagtcaatcaatcaatcaatcaatcaatcaatcaatcaatcaatcaaactttatttatatagcacctttcagacaaatgaaattgcagttcaaagtgcttaacaagagtgcagaaaagttattgacaaaaagtagtttataaaatcattgataaaatcattgagagactatcattgagagactaatgcacaccaataagaattaaaaaaatatgtataaaaataaaatacaataaaattcgacacataaaagaaacaagatattaaaataaatacataagaggacatttttttaaattgtagtaggataaaaaaagacaatacagtaatattatatattaatggttgtaaattaaatatgaaagattaaatgtaaatgtgcaaaaacagagttgtaaatggacagtactgacataagttaaagtgcatgagtgtagaaaTTAGTTTAgattagttaattaacaaactatactttttgaaaaaaatgtgctggagaagccaaataaacccagaggggctTGTCGAGTGGCCCTCCTTTGTCTGTTACATTGGGGAGAATGCAAGTGTCATGATAATAGTTAGTTATGTCACAATTTTTCCACAAGACAATATCATTGATTACTGACTGAAATGTTACCGGCGGTTCTGAAAGCTCTCTAAAAAAACCTGATTATTGAATTGAGGGGACGTAGGATATTTCCCCAAACTGGCAACCTTTCTGGGGAATTTTCTTGACATACTGTCCCCAAGTTATAATCATAAAGTAGTTATAACCTGGCACCTGTCTAGCCTGGTCTTCGATGAGAGTgctacaaaaacatttaataaaaaaaaaaaaaattccagcatttaattattttttaaccataaaaaaatatgtcaccCCTTCAATCATAGGgacgttttaaaaatgttttttgggggatctttatggtttcattttttatttttttctgccctctgagCACAGACGCTCAGCAGTCACGTTGTTTACGTTGACGACGTCACGGTTTCCACGACAACGGAACCTGACAgtagttccccccccccactccctccctcaAGCAGAATCGTTATAAAGATTTTAATCCACTCAGTGTAAGCAGGGGCAAAACACCACAACACCAGAGGCAAACATGGTAAGTTTTCACGATTCTTTccattcacttttttaattagaatatattattcatgtttttgtatttagtcaCATGTTTTGGATATTACGAATTTTGTATAGGTCTACTAAAACTCCGGCTGCAGCCCGCAAATGCTACAGAAGTTACTATAAATTGATGTGGCGCATAGTTAAATGAAATACTTGAATGCTATGTaggatatacagtatgtttaagACATAAAGTGATAAAAATGGGCTGTCACTAAAATAATCGATAATATTTCTGCAGTCCTTTATGATAAAATCTATATTTGGTAATTTGCAGTAGGCTTGTTTAATTTAGATCAACTTTAATCAAAATCTTTGGGATTATTCCCTTCATTTGAGTGGTCCTTTGTGGCTCAGGGAAAAGGGAGAAGATAAATAAAGGAAGGCATGTGAGATGTGTTGAACAAAACTACAAATTTAACAGTAGAAACGTCAAGGAAAATGGCAAACTTTTACAGCTACTTTTATGTCTACTAGATTTACACAGATATGCCCTGAAATATTATGGGTTATTTTCTATATTTGACACATGTTACATGCTAATGCCACAGAGTGCATTGCACACACTGCAGCATGAATATCTTGAGCCAAAGCCTTCCGTCCTTGCCACTTTCTGGACCCAAGCCACTGACTGTGCACATGCCAATCTGAGCCTTTGGCACGCTAACAAGAGTAGGTCACTGCAAGCCGCTAACAGCTAAATCCTCATGTTCTAGATAACTCTTGCTGTGAGGTTAGTGTTAAAACATCCTGTACAAGCTCTTGTCATGATCCTCTGCCAATCCCGGACACCAAACTGAACTCTGATGACCAAAGCATTATTTTAACCTATGAGGTTCTGATTTTGTAACGATTCAATAATAAACAGCCTGTCCGGTTTAAGCTCTAATACACTCTCTGATCCACCTGCAGGGCCTGTTGTCCATTCTTCGAAGGATGAAACAGTCTCCAGAACAGGAAGTGCGCTTACTGCTGCTGGGCTTGGACAATGCTGGCAAGACTACTCTGCTGAAACAGCTGGCAGCAGAAGATATTAGCCACATCACCCCCACACAAGTACATATATGCACAAGGAAGCTaatctttaatgttttcattgtgttacatttttttcacataAATACATTCCGTCAACTTCAAGTCATACATGTTTCCAATTTGTGTATTGATTTGCCCTCTGCAAGTAGTACGCAAAGATTAGATGAAGTATGTATGTTGTCTTTCTGTAGGGCTTCAATATAAAGACCGTTCAGTCGTCTGGCTTCAAGTTAAATGTTTGGGACATTGGAGGTCAGCGCAAGATCCGCCCCTACTGGAGGAATTATTTTGAGAACACCGATGTACTGGTAGGTTCTCCTTTATGTACTTACAGATAGTTGTCCTCTTGATACAGTATTTTGACAGCTTAACCAAGAACACATGAGTGCTGATATAGAATACAACATCACTGGAACTACTTATTTTTGCTACTACTAGAGATTgtgtaaagacaaacacaacacaaatcaTGACGTTGATTATCTTAACTGCTTTCTTGTTCTACAAGTTATATAAAATCAATATTACACTCAAGGGTGTGCTGTTGTACTGAACTTCAGCACAGGTGGTTATCTTTAATGTTTACTAATAACTGCTGTTGTAGAAATGTTGTGTAAAAGTAATAACACTCAAGGTACACAAAGGTTTTGCCGTTGTATTGAACAGCAGCACGGCTGGGGTTGTGTCATAGGAATGAGGCCAGATAAACacagtttatatattttatgtaCTCATTTCAAGAGACCCCCCTCTCATGTGATATTGCTCTATTAAGAATATTATGAACTGCTTTTTTAATATCTTTGACTCTGCTATTTCTAGATCTACGTGATTGACAGCTCAGACAAGAAAAGGTTTGAAGAATCAAGTATGGTGAGATGCTGTTTAagttttaaattattaaaataacacaatataCTTTTTCTAGTGTGACTCTGAGGTGATCGTTGATGTTTACAGATGATTCTATTACAGTGTATGAATCTGTAACTGTACCCAatttttgatgatgtcatgtgttaCCGACTACCGTCGCGGCCCTGTTCCACCAGGAGCTGTctgagctgctggaggaggaaaCGCTCGCTGGTGTGCCACTGTTAATCTTTGCTAACAAGCAGGACCTGATGACAGCCACCTCAGCATCTGAGCTGGCAGAGAGTCTCAATCTGCACACGATCCGGGATCGCATGTGGCAGGTCCAGGCGTGCTCAGCAATCACAGCTGAGGGAGTGCAGGTAAAATGCAGTACACACGGCGATGGTTAGGACATGGTCAACTACAGAGTGGCTCTGCTTTTcttcaccttttgttttttaacaataaaaaaagcacCTTT from Labrus bergylta chromosome 17, fLabBer1.1, whole genome shotgun sequence encodes the following:
- the LOC109996599 gene encoding ADP-ribosylation factor-like protein 3; this encodes MGLLSILRRMKQSPEQEVRLLLLGLDNAGKTTLLKQLAAEDISHITPTQGFNIKTVQSSGFKLNVWDIGGQRKIRPYWRNYFENTDVLIYVIDSSDKKRFEESSMELSELLEEETLAGVPLLIFANKQDLMTATSASELAESLNLHTIRDRMWQVQACSAITAEGVQDGMTWVCRNISFRKK
- the wbp1 gene encoding WW domain-binding protein 1 isoform X2; translation: MGYCCGERECCTYYYELWWFWLVWTLIIMLSCCCAYRHRRVKMRLQQEQRQREISLMAYQGASSSFISPPPLNLRFWNDCKLPDYEEVVGHPPTPPPPYSENPPETVPAIPAQVSQPNASTDPPPSQAEEVPQVEGQASGSSSGQGAASMPIQTQHLAKENVEVPLMAAGDEEEDEELVTRRRHVTGDSGIEVCVCQLDVDEGSGLEEECDEMNQMCKVSGRDCCSGQQQQQPAFRQKEHTSELPSQTASTSTGDHMV
- the wbp1 gene encoding WW domain-binding protein 1 isoform X1, which produces MPQKALGSIVGLLCAGACLVQGKEFCFGVNNEQYRCEMGYCCGERECCTYYYELWWFWLVWTLIIMLSCCCAYRHRRVKMRLQQEQRQREISLMAYQGASSSFISPPPLNLRFWNDCKLPDYEEVVGHPPTPPPPYSENPPETVPAIPAQVSQPNASTDPPPSQAEEVPQVEGQASGSSSGQGAASMPIQTQHLAKENVEVPLMAAGDEEEDEELVTRRRHVTGDSGIEVCVCQLDVDEGSGLEEECDEMNQMCKVSGRDCCSGQQQQQPAFRQKEHTSELPSQTASTSTGDHMV